tgtaaaCAAACATCAgcgtagaggtctgcattcccgcggctgtaaTGCGGGAGCTGCGAGACCCGACCACATTTCTGcggcgtgggaataaatttccgaataaagcgagAAAGGGGTCAGTAACGAGTGTAATTTTGGACAGGAGCGGGTGGTTCAACAAATATTGCTCCCGGCTCCCCACGAGCAAGCGAGCACGCGCATGTTATTGTGTGAAAGAGACAGcatgatgctgtgtttagcttgtttgttgctttgTGCTTTTTGTGCTTTGTGCGAgatgctgtctgtgtgtctgtgttacttgcttctgcttgtgtgtgtgtgtttatacagacagcgtgttataggctgtctgtactctgtatagctgggtggttttcagttttgttccACCAGCCcagcaaacggatgagtagcggagtgacatgtgcccttttaggttcattaaagaccactcgtgctgctgcgttctgaagcatctgaagaggtttgatagagttatgcctagttcacactaaaggattttaagcctgatttgagcccgatttggaagttaacgagctcgccgacagatcgggctgtgatcgggaagaaatctgcgggtgcacggcgctcgccgctctttatgtgtgaactactgaacaacgcatcaacgaggctggCTGACgggtcgccgacacctcgcagacggaaatccaacattcagcatgcgctaaatattccagagcagtcggccgactcaaccccacgtgtggtcagatgtagtgacgagctgcagcaaATGAAAGAGCATATTAGCATGAGCCGCGTGCCTGTGTGCTCAGGAGTttagcagaaacatctgtgattggtcagaatgggcatcggtgcactcacttcattctgcgttagcacagacatgagagtaggctatattaacagtggaactagaattctgtaactattagaattaccatactgctcattctgatggttcttatataaaacgccatattgtcacaacatatttacattcaaagctattattgagatattaaaattaagctttgaatgtctggcatcatatttaatgacaccattaccctaaaaatataatctttttttgtaatacagcctataaatatgtagttaagatactaaaacacttaaaagtcttggctttcattttcactttcaaacaggagctatttcacagcacataatatgctgtttttaaagatatctgaagtaaattgatgtttttgccatcagaaagttttgtttatgttagcaggaagttgctaggcaagaaaatgcacacatatttaaagtcacagtgaaaagtattagACATGCATGtagtcattttaaccaatatggtaatttaaggcagaaatgctcagttctttactgttttgtaataaaaaaaaactatgtcagaaagaaatacactaatagttagaaaacggcagggtgttataaatatgttagttttatttcaaagagttataaaattacaaaaattaactctctgtgtatctatccactggaagcttgcagatgagtgattgatctcctgataaatcagctgatttgacaatgtttttaaatgctttcttcaaagcttgaaacgctgtcagtgatgtaatcagcacacaagcagccaatagtgttcagcttttttctgacgactcctccctcaaaatttcattggctgtggtttggtagcttgaatgagctgatggggaatgagttgttgtcagatcatgtagtgtgtgacccccctcttgtggatcgttcacggagtgttgcgtagtgtgaacaccacagagattaaaagacacaaagtcaggtcatgtagtgtgaacggcacagcgatctgctgatgtttaaaatcctgtagtgtgaactaggctttagctggaagcccggctagtagagagatGCAATAGTCCaatctggagagaacaagagcttaaacaatgagttgagctgcatgttcagataggaagagtCGGACCTTTCTGATATTAGAGTGCAAAtatgcaagatcgagcagttctagaaatgtggtcagagaagtttagttggtcatcaatcgttactccaaggcttttcaccattttggatgcagtaatggttgccccatccatccgAATTAAAAatttatggtgtagagtcgagttggcaggaacttcaagcatttccgttttcacaaggttaagctgaagatgatgatcattCATCCAGTGCGAAATGTCCAACAGGCAGggtgagatgcgagctggaaccgaggcaTCATTCGGCTTTTTGGCTTAGACTCTTTCATTACtctaatttttcacagtaaattacattagtatcgcTTCAGTATTCAGAATTTTATTGTGTGAGGCactcttttttttctaaaaatataaattctaTTATAACATTGAATTTCTTACACATGAACTTTTAGGTTATACTGGCACTTTTATCCCCAGAATCTGAATCTGTAtcatatttagaaatatatacatttataatatttataggtattttacatcattttaatgttatattatttttttattttattattgtttattttagttttttttttataaattgtcatTCACAGAAAGTCTtaccattaaaaacaaataaacttgtgCATCAGGTTTATTGTTGTGTATTCACATAATGTTGGCAGCTATGATCCATGTTCTTCTTTTGTCACTTTCTTGATGTTTAGAGAGCAGTCAGAGCCCAGACTCACTTTTCATATGTTAATAAAGACTGTAAGAAATCAGTTTGAAAACACTGGGTTAATTCATAGAGAGCTGGCTAATtagtctgtttttgtttcttctcCAGAATTGCATGCATTATCAGATTAATGTCCCACAACCATTTTACTTTTCTTTACCGTTCTACTTTACCCTAAATTTTTACTGGTACCAAATCTCAATTAtcagaatataattatttttatgacCAGATTATTTATGACAACTTAATAATTTATGCCAAATACAAATGACAAATCAGAATGTTGTTGTTACGTCCAAAAAGGAGATGTTTTTGCTTTCACATACTTGTGACTGGACCACTTGTGCTGCAGGGGTAAACttacatttagaacattttaaaaGCAGAGTAAATTATTATGCCAAGGTATTTGTTATGCCATATTTGACACACAAAAAATCCAATTCTAAAATTCTTTTAGTATAAAACCCAAAAAAGTAATGTTTTGAAAAGTgtatatttttcaagatttttcaagatttattATCAAGTAAATGCACTAtattaataaatagtttaaaaaaatctaatgtatGCTGAAGTTGAACATTGAATCGAAAATTTAAGTAGAATTTGATAAgttgaaaataattttagttAAGTCAGTTATTAAAGACACACAATACAGACAAAAATCCATGATAATAAATTCAAAAGGAAATACAGCTGCTGAGATGACAATGGGATTTTGAAACATATATATAACATTCAGTCTCAACAGAAAAATCCACAAACATCTTCACTGTCAGTCCTTTCTATTTAAGGTATtatcatgttatttaaaattcacTCAGTAAATTCCCCTGTGTAAAATGAACACTGCTCAACCCTAATATGCACACCTGCCCTCTTTGTGTTTTGCCTTTCAGTTCCAGTGTTTTCAGATGTGAACGCACAGTCAAGTACAAATATCTGAGATCATCTTCCACCCTAAACTCATTGGTGTGAATGATCTCACATTTCCTTCTCTAAGTGAGATGATGTGTGCTCAAATTATGTCTCATAGAAATACATGGAAATCACAAGTTCATGTTTGGATTTcacagaaattaaacaaattagacAAAAGACCAATTTCTCTTGAATATTGTTCATACATTTGTCTAAATCTGTGTTAGGCCCTACTCTCACTGCAAATTCCCTGGCATGATGTGCTGTTTTGTAGgcaaagcaataataataataagagaagTTGCCCATACAGTGACCTAGTGAGTGAAAAGCTATGTGGTGCAGAGGTAGTAGTTTGACATGATGTTAGAGGAGATGGAAAACCTCTTCAGAATCTATGTAGATGTTTGCCGTGAACTGTCTGAAACTTTAAATTGCTTATACAATGTAAGACCTGATAAGTTAAGTTAAACTGGTTAATGCAACCGATTGGGGCAAACTATTTAAATTTTGAAACCATTTGGTTTGAGTATGTACTGTAAACGTCAaagtaactttaaaaataaataagttaaactaacttatgtcatttagtgattttcactgtgaagttttacagtgtacttcatTATAGCTGTTCAAAACTGATCCTTTCCAACTTTCTACGTCAAGCAAAATTGTGCAGTTCATTTctttacattcacaaacagctacattacacactgCAAGTATATATACAAGTACATCTACAAGGTACGAATAAATTAGGCTGTAGCTGGATAGATGAAGAAGAAGACATTTGAAATATGCTGTATTTAATGTTGAGTATGAGGTCAATATGGGAATAGGAAAGGGACTTTAAAGCAAATTGCATATAGTCAGTGCATTGCTATGTCTATTTTTGTTTGTAAGCAGTAATTTATTCTAAAATTGTTGATGTCAAAATGTATCTGTGTGGTAGTCAGGGTCCTTcctctgttttcttaaaaaaataaataaaaataaaaaaaaacataaaaatatatgtttttaatgttttaagatATAAGATTGAAAATCTTCCAAAAAGAACGAATCTTCAGATTGTGCAGTTTAAAACTCACCTGCTATccttgcacagatgaattgtaGAAGAATCACAGTAGAAGCTGCAAACACTGCAATCTTAACAATCATCACAATCACTGCAGGACATGTGTGGACAGATAAGAGACACAAAGAAATTCAAGGGTTCACTTTCAAACAATTAAAGAATTGTACAGCAAAACGAACAATTATTGACATTTACTGACTGTTTTATTGTTAGAAACGAACAGCATTGCAAAGTCATAGTCGTACTGACTTCAGGTTCTGATGTTGTGTCAGTGGAGCATGTCTGTTAATTTAGTTCAAATATATAATggtatatttaacaatttatcaaGACTTGTTATtaatagaaaagaaaagaattcagattttttaatatttgtaaatCACAAGTTTGGATTTcacagaaattaaacaaattagacAAAAGACCTATTTCTCTCTCAAATTTCTTGTTCACACATTTGTTTAAATCTGTGTTAGGCGCTTTTCTCAATGCAATGATAAAGAATTCAGATTTTTCAGTGATCTctttataagttttaagagagagATCAGAGTTATTTTTAATGACTATTTTCACAAGACAAGCAAAGTATGTGAGAGCAACTACAAACCACTTGTGGTGTCACCAACTGTCCTGTGAGTGGCACTATAGTGGTGTGTAGTAATGTGAAAATGAGAGAGGAGAACAGTCTGGACATGTGTTGCAATTCAAATAGGATATATCAGGCTCAGAAGGGTAATTCGGAGTGAAAGAATTATGGCCACAATAATTAAGTGTCATTTCAAACTGAGAGATCAAATCTGGCCACTTTGAAGAGCTCTTTGGAATAAAGAATTTCGAAAAAATAACACTTCAGGAAAATATCATTTAAGCATGGGAAGCTGTTTGGTGTCACATATTGCACTCGATTCAAAGGGCTAATTCCAATGCTGTAATCCCTCCAGAGGGACCCTCCAAAGGAATTAgtgaatccgcttgttaagtgtgacgtcaagcGAAGCGGCtttcgggtccaagcgctctattcaactgaatggggagactcatgaaatggtaataataaacgtttacaaagcgatttaatactttcgaaaatcacgatcgcagtttatatgtccatgcctaatatccgatggccagaaagtgattcattttttataaattgttacaatttttgtatttgttttgcagcaagcccagagattttTGTGTACACtacgattttatataaaatttactttaatgtgtgataggaacaAAACGTGATTATAAACGattgatttctccactcaaatgagtggcggcttggaccaggaaacagtatacatacgtcacaaacacgtcaccacttaacaagcggatagggaTGTGCCCATATGGAACTCGGTCTTATGTCTCTTCTAGATAATAGCACCGCTAAAGTAAGAAAGACGATGATTACCTTTTGTAGGGCGTTGATGTGTGTTTCTGCGTGAAGGAGTCACAGATTTTGTGGTGCTGACAGGAATCACTGGAGTTGCATCATCTTGTGCTGTTCAAGATAAATGTTAGTTCCTACAACAAGGATATTGTTTTAAAGGGTACTGCTTAAGTGACGAGCTGTTGAATCCCTAAAGACACTTTTTTTCTCAGAGTGTAAAGTGCAACATGCATCATACTGTAGAGAACATAAATCTTTTTCTTCCTTACGTCTGTTTGTAATCATCAAAAAATAGGCAAATCGATTAAAATGTAATGGgcgaataaaaaaaacacacttgatTACCTAAACCCAGACAACAATTTCCTACCTAAATACTTGACAGTGAATGAGGCTGACGTCTTCGGTTGATTTCTTTGAGTAAGCCGACATCTCCACTCTCTGTTGTGATCTTCATTCAGGAGTGTTGTagttaaggcaaggcaaggcaaggcaagtttatttatatagcacatttcatacacagtggcaattcatagtgctttacataaacaggaataaaaaagacaagtttaggaaaataaaatgcagacaataaaaattattaaaaacagataaaaacaaagtaaaatgagttaaaataggttataaaagaatgaaaaagaaaacgaaaaacataatagtgcgatctgtcggacacagcacagtgctcattcagtaaaggcacagctaaacagatgtgttttcagtcttgatttgaatgtgcctaatgttggagcacatctgatcatttctggaagctgattccagcagcaaggggcgtagtggctgaaggcagattcaccctgcttagactgaactcttggaacttctagtttatatgatcctaaagatctgagtgatctgttaggtttgtattcagtgagcatatctgtaatgtattgaggtccttggccatttagtgatttatagaccagtaataatactttaaaatctattctgaatgtaactggcagccagtgtaaagacctgaggacaggtgtgatgtgctctgatttcctgcttctggtcagaattctggctgcagcattctggatgagctgcaagtgtctgactgtctttttgggaaggccagtgaggagtccattacagtaatccaccctgctactgataaaagcatgaacaagtttctctaaatcttcactagaaacaaagcatctgattcttgctatgtttttgagatgatagtatgctgatttactgactgctttgacatgactgttgaaactcagatctgactccagcgtcacaccaagattcttgaccttattttttgtcgtttgacctttagagcctaggtacgcattcaccttgagaacctcatctctgttcccaaacgcaatgacttcagttttctctttgtttaactgaagaaagttttggcacatccaatttttaatttcatcaatacattggcagagggtgtcaatggggctgtagtcattaggcagtaaggctaggtagatctgagtgtcatcactCAGTTAGACTGATGTTACAGAGATTTAAGAAGAATAATATCTGATATCTGGAGTCTGTCATCAGATTCGCTCCAGCCTGATTCACCCACATCAGCTGATGTCCTTCAATACTGACCAAATAATCACAAGAGattccataataataatacagctgACAGGAGAGTCACAGATCTACCTGCTCTCATCTCAGTCTGAGAGAGTGATGGAGAAACTGAAACAGAAAACAAGACATGCGAGTTCAAATGTGTGGGTTTAATAAAATAACTGCCCTTTTTAAAATCGCAAAACTACCATgaagaaaatgcaaaaaaacatgTTCAGTTTCTTGTAGATGTCCATAGAGATATTGTAGGCAGATGTAAAGCCCATAATCTTTTTTAGCGGCTTTCATGATGTTCAGAGAGCAGTCAGAGCCCAGTGTCAAACTCTCTATGTTGTTCAGTTTCCCTCCAGTAACCAGTTCAACTGTCTCTTTATGTCTGTTATAGATCCATGTAGTTGTTGTGCAGTCAGAACATTATTACAGGGCAGACGGACATTTTCACCAAAACTGAAGAACACATTGGTCTCTTCTACTCCACTGGTACCTGAAACAAAGTAATGTATCacaatttatttgtatatgtatatttaaactTGTTCGCCAGTGTTGTGGCAAGCATATGGAAATGTGTTTACTGGTAAAAATTGAGCAGAGAGTTAACTGTTCCAGCAGAAACATGTGACACTTGTCGGCcatttttagtttctgtcagttttTTAGATTTCCAGATTCTCACAGTTGAGATGTAGTGACCATTCAATGGCATGATGCACCttacaaagagagagagagagagagagagagagagagagagagagagagagagagaaattccCACCCACCAGTTTAAATTTGTTTCAGAGTTGATCACAGATATGTTACATTTTGTGTTACAAGGTTATATATGCTATTTACAATGTCCTATTTAACAATTTTCTGCCTGTTTCTGTTTATTGTATGACAAGATTTTAAAACCATGTTCATATGCAAACAAACCCCATGAATAAATGTGGTTGTATATGCTGCACAAAAGAGGAGGAAGTTAAAATCCATTGCAagaaatgtaagaaaaaaaacattctaataatataatttgtcaatgaaaatgtttatttgactCTTAAAAGTACTCAATAATGACAAATTGAATCaatcaaaatcattcattcatttatgaatTCAGTTATCTTTCTCTTTTCTTAAGAGTTCAGTTCACTTACAGCTTTGTTAAATAAAGCACGTCTGAGCAGTCAGAAAAAAACTCAAGCACAGAAATACATTAAGACAGGATGTTAAGcaataaagttttttaaaaagttgcaaCAGCAGTTGCAATGAACATTCAACCACAGTTTTGACCTTATATGAACATTTGGCACACTAACAGAACTCAAGCAGCATGTTGGTTTAGGCAGAATCCATCGGTATAGCTTGCATTAAATGTTTTGTCTTGAGGGTTTGACTGACAGCTCTGCCCTCTCTGTCAACCTATGGCTGCATGGAAATCCTAATGGAGTTTCTCCCTAGCATAAACCACATACAGTACCTAACTCTAACTGCATGCTTATTACAGAATTATATATTGATTAAAAATTATGGAAATAGACTTTTTTTCTGATGGCAATAAATTTGAGCAACTATGGCAActggcaaaacaaacaaaataaagataTTAGAAGATTATGTTTAGCAAAACAACCAAAGTTTGGTATTAATATGTTAAAGCTTTAAAGAGGTACAACATCAGAAGCTACCAGGCATTATGACATCAATGTGTTAATGCAATAAACAGAAGTGCAGAGGCAGAATGTGCAGCAACTTTTGTCATGGAGCATCAAACCAAGTGGATCCATGAGTGACAAGGCATTTTAAGTTTTACGCACAATATCAGTAAAATCACATAATTACTCATTATATGAAGGATTTATCTATTGTTTTATAACATTTGACCAATAGGTGCCACTGTTACTAAATTGATGTGGTGTGGTTAGTGTGAGGTGTCAATAACGCACCTCAAGTTTGGTGTCAGTATGTTTAAGCATTGCAGAGATACTCTTAGTTACTCTTAGAGACAGTTTGGCAACATGTCAGCACATTTGGTGATGCATTTAACAAGCATCTAAACACGGTCTGAAAGGGTCTGAAAATCTGATCAACAGTCTagaagacatgtggtatagaccattttgatgtggtcatgtcattggtgtCACGACCGggtcttgaacccgggtctctggtgtggaaaccgatgtgtataccactaagccacagaggaagttgtgttggacccaaacgaaaacactccaagagggaatccggaaaacaaggatttattaaaaaaaaatatcaacttaggttcttctcaaaaatgaggtagcaaaacagacaacttaggttcttctcagAATGAGGTATACAAAAAAAACtctaacagtataataaacatgtaaagaaaactccacgaggggagaaaacaaacagataattaatgcagtcagcaacaaggaaagtaaaacactcttactagatgtagctcaggagatcaagggaaacgcaaggcaagttcaccagagatgactcaaacacagagtgaggaacacagacaaagtgacaacttaaatacactggctggaacaagtcacaggtgatctaaattaagtaaacaagaacacaTGAGGAAGAACAAATACAGAGGGGAAACATGGGGACCTCTAGGGGAATGGAGACAAACTGCAGGATGGTGACAGGACCCCCTCCTTTAGGAACGGCTCCTGACGTTCCTACCAGAACACCCTGGCCTCTGGGTATGAAACTCCCGGATTAAACTAGGGTCCAAGATGTCTTTGGCAGGAATCCAGGAGCGCTCCTCTGGCCCGTAGCCCTCCCAGTCAACCAGATACTGAAGTGAGTTCTGGACCCTCCTGGAATCCAGTATCCGGTGGACCGTGTAGGCTGGCTGGCCGTCAATGATCCTGGGAGGTGGAGGGGGTCTGCGAGGGGGGGCAAAGGGAGAAGACAAGACAGGTTTTAATAAAGAGACATGAAATGTGGGATTAATTCTAAGTGAACGAGGAAGATACAAACGATAAGAAACAGGGTTAACTTTCCTGGCTATTCTAAATGGCCCGATGAACCTCTGGGACAATTTTCTCGACTCAACCCGGAGTGGAAGGTTCTTAGTGGCCAACCAGACTCTCTGGCCAACCCGGAAAGTAGGAGGCCTTCGACGACGGCGATTAGCCTGATGTTGGTATCTCAGGGAGGTTCGAAGGAGAGCGCTTCTAGCTCTCCTCCAGGTTCGTCGACAGCGTCGAACAAAGTGCTGGGCTGAGGGAACTCCCACCTGGACCTCTTTCTCAGGAAACAATGGAGGGGAATAACCAAATTGGCATTCAAAAGGGGAAAGTCCGGTGGCTGAGGACTTGAGGGTGTTGTGGGCATATTCAGC
This sequence is a window from Danio rerio strain Tuebingen ecotype United States chromosome 16, GRCz12tu, whole genome shotgun sequence. Protein-coding genes within it:
- the dicp3.6 gene encoding LOW QUALITY PROTEIN: uncharacterized protein dicp3.6 (The sequence of the model RefSeq protein was modified relative to this genomic sequence to represent the inferred CDS: inserted 4 bases in 3 codons), with the translated sequence MADKCHMFLLEQLTLCSIFTSTSGVEETNVFFSFGENVRLPCNNVLXCTTTTWIYNRHKETVELVTGGKLNNIESLTLGSDCSLNIMKAAKKDYGLYICLQYLYGHLQETEHVFLHFLHGSFXDFKKGSYFIKPTHLNSHVLFSVSVSPSLSQTEMRAGRSVTLXCQLYYYYGISCDYLVSIEGHQLMWVNQAGANLMTDSRYQILFSLPCLALTTTLLNEDHNREWRCRLTQRNQPKTSASFTVKYLGRKLLSGFR